A single genomic interval of Anopheles marshallii chromosome 2, idAnoMarsDA_429_01, whole genome shotgun sequence harbors:
- the LOC128717861 gene encoding prion-like-(Q/N-rich) domain-bearing protein 25, whose translation MEKTNESEWETRQRHHGRVARINKKGKFTSTYPNPHISSLSLSFHVGYDDQGRKKRKCGSVCYSIPGRNVVGATRSYRAVAIDVWTMCTFDATGRPKRTSTTPGSLRWMTVGVAALLLLLATIGSVVQCQTFIRRTANVCRTDDECPVQAYCERYNSVHEYGVCSCMAGYFAVTDSNNTRRCLRAATDIGDYCLHNDQCQYTLSTGNSECRDNSCQCVDGAHYVEREKRCYKTSYLGEYCRLTNNCIGNDTYCRDGICVCTPGKHPNTDRNRCLHDAKLGDQCFRDEECVTNNSRCSQEICTCRVSHVLNEMRNRCLPIASKIYDLCEENIQCLYNIPHSQCRITTGTDGITAGRCTCASRFHEAGFKCVSSVHLNGICEVNDNCIDRDTSCFHGRCRCIDHMIDIDGICAGTSALQRGGSAFCAVVLAVLGNWYRIS comes from the exons ATGGAGAAGACCAATGAATCGGAATGGGAAACGCGGCAACGCCATCACGGGAGGGTTGCGAGAAT caacaaaaaaggcaaattcACCTCCACCTATCCTAACCCACACATTTCCTCCCTTTCCCTCTCTTTTCACGTGGGGTACGATGACCAGGGCcgcaaaaagagaaaatgtgGATCAGTGTGCTATTCGATTCCGGGGCGTAATGTTGTCGGTGCCACGCGATCATACCGCGCCGTAGCAATAGACGTGTGGACCATGTGCACGTTCGACGCAACCGGTCGGCCCAAACGAACGTCGACGACGCCCGGAAGTCTGCGGTGGATGACGGTAGGCGTTGCCGCactcttgctgctgctggccaccATCGGAAGTGTTGTGCAGTGTCAAACGTTTATACGGC GAACGGCGAACGTTTGCCGCACGGACGATGAATGTCCGGTGCAGGCATACTGCGAACGGTACAACTCGGTCCACGAGTATGGCGTTTGTTCGTGCATGGCCGGTTACTTCGCCGTGACAGACAGTAATAACACGCGTCGATGCTTAAGAG CGGCAACCGACATCGGGGACTATTGTCTACACAACGACCAGTGCCAGTATACGCTGAGTACCGGCAATTCGGAATGCCGGGACAATTCCTGCCAATGCGTGGACGGTGCGCATTACGTTGAGCGGGAGAAGCGTTGCTACAAGACGAGCTATCTCGGCGAATACTGTCGGTTGACGAACAATTGCATCGGTAACGATACGTACTGTCGCGATGGGATCTGCGTGTGCACCCCGGGCAAGCATCCGAACACGGACCGCAACCGGTGCCTGCACGATGCCAAACTCGGCGATCAATGTTTCCGTGACGAGGAATGCGTGACGAATAATTCGCGCTGTTCGCAGGAGATCTGTACGTGCCGCGTCAGTCACGTGTTGAACGAAATGCGGAATCGCTGTTTGCCTA ttGCGAGCAAAATTTATGATCTTTGCGAGGAAAACATTCAATGTCTGTACAACATTCCCCATTCGCAGTGTCGTATCACAACCGGCACGGATGGTATAACTGCGGGACGATGTACCTGCGCGAGCCGTTTTCACGAGGCAGGATTT AAATGTGTTTCATCGGTACACCTGAATGGAATCTGTGAGGTGAACGACAACTGCATCGATCGGGACACTAGTTGCTTCCATGGGCGCTGTCGCTGTATCGATCACATGATTGACATAGATGGCATATGCGCCGGTACATCCGCACTGCAACGAGGCGGCAGTGCGTTCTGTGCGGTTGTGCTTGCCGTTCTGGGCAACTGGTATCGCATTAGCTGA
- the LOC128717862 gene encoding uncharacterized protein LOC128717862, with the protein MTVLCSHHRIVEREPSKVNPRWKSCTVFSLLLIVSSCLVVSFSLHGLIAHYKNHCLLKANLHFIEIPADNGTIPNGTDQTDVQYGIDEYWSNWNSGTYCDTLKNMPLFQGICCTIWLAIFLVHGPGGILPQPWRIVFPSLIFFLGCLIVSLLTASFITQGLTHLCAEFQKVNSVHGLSCARLIVYFSLVQENATLVQVDKNFFLTLVFAWVWFGATVLGFCIILLRILLMPDFELFRVVISMHGGRKGL; encoded by the exons ATGACCGTGCTGTGCTCCCATCATCGGATAGTCGAAAGGGAACCGTCCAAAGTTAATCCCCGCTGGAAAT CATGCACCGTTTTCTCCTTACTGCTGATAGTTTCCTCGTGTTTAGTGGTTAGTTTCAGCCTGCATGGATTAATTGCACACTACAAAAATCATTGTTTGCTTAAAGCCAATTTGCATTTCATCGAGATACCAGCCGATAATGGAACCATTCCCAACGGAACGGACCAAACGGATGTTCAGT ATGGTATTGACGAATATTGGAGCAACTGGAACAGCGGTACCTATTGCGACACACTGAAGAATATGCCACTCTTTCAGGGCATTTGTTGTACTATATGGCTAGCGATTTTCCTTGTTCACGGTCCCGGAGG AATTCTACCACAACCCTGGCGTATAGTATTTCCATCCTTAATATTTTTCCTGGGCTGCTTAATAGTATCCCTTCTGACGGCAAGCTTCATCACCCAGGGGCTCACGCATCTGTGTGCCGAATTTCAAAAAGTGAACTCAGTCCATGGCCTTAGCTGCGCCCGGTTAAtcgtttacttttcattagtgCAGGAAAACGCAACCCTGGTGCAGGTGGATAAGAACTTTTTCTTAACGCTAGTCTTTGCCTGGGTATGGTTCGGTGCTACTGTTTTAGGTTTCTGCATAATACTGCTCCGAATCTTGCTTATGCCCGACTTTGAACTGTTCCGTGTGGTAATTTCGATGCACGGAGGGCGCAAAGGTTTGTAA
- the LOC128707426 gene encoding major facilitator superfamily domain-containing protein 10: MTYNMDELKKRSAVASTSHNISNKQQPAPKHEKVPETSKTITDITRTHRTAYVIFFSLLLDLLAFTMILPLLPSLLEYYRKNDNQLYGYLANSIKQFQVWIGAPERFTSVLFGGALGSMFSFLQFLSSPIVGALSDYYGRKPLMLLCATGIAASYGIWAYSESFLLFVIARFVGGISKGNVSLCMAVITDVSNQQNRGKAMALVGIAFSLGFIAGPMIGAMFSRFSDKTGTLWFFAPAMFAMLLAVADILFLTMCLKETLPKEKRSNRIINSLSHAIDHISIRALFRFSAVENLSQKDVRSLRSLGVTYFLYLFLYSGLEFTVTFLMYHKFGYTSIDQAKVFLTTGVLMALLQGSVVRRLPDRLVKASAVFGLYLIIPAFIIVGLAESSPMLYLGMILFAISTAFVVTCMTTITSKYGDFHQKGTVLGVFRSLGALARAVGPIVASVAFWGVGARLTYIAGGLLLLWPALMLQYLKL, from the exons ATGACGTACAACATGGATGAATTAAAGAAGCGTTCCGCCGTAGCGAGTACTTCACACAACATAAGCAACAAGCAGCAACCCGCGCCCAAACATGAAAAAGTGCCGGAAACATCGAAAACCATCACGGACATCACCCGTACCCATCGAACAGCGTACGTTATCTTCTTTTCGCTGTTGCTGGATCTCCTTGCGTTCACGATGATACTGCCGTTGCTTCCGTCCCTGCTCGAGTACTACCGGAAGAATGACAACCAGCTGTACGGATATCTGGCAAACAGTATTAAACAGTTCCAGGTGTGGATCGGTGCCCCGGAACGTTTTACCAGTGTCCTATTCGGTGGTGCGCTCGGTTCCATGTTTAGCTTCCTGCAGTTCCTGAGCAGTCCGATCGTCGGAGCGCTGTCAGATTATTACGGCCGTAAACCGCTCATGTTGCTGTGCGCG aCCGGCATTGCTGCTTCGTACGGAATTTGGGCGTACTCGGAATCGTTCCTGCTGTTTGTGATCGCTCGTTTTGTCGGTGGCATTAGCAAGGGCAATGTTTCGCTCTGTATGGCCGTGATCACGGATGTTTCGAACCAGCAGAACCGTGGCAAAGCGATGGCCCTTGTAGGAATTGCATTTTCGCTCGGTTTCATTGCGGGTCCAATGATCGGTGCAATGTTTTCACGGTTTTCGGACAAAACCGGTACGCTGTGGTTTTTCGCACCGGCTATGTTTGCGATGCTGCTAGCCGTGGCAGACATTCTTTTTCTAACGATGTGTCTGAAGGAAACGCTACCAAAAGAGAAACGGTCGAACCGTATCATCAACTCGTTGTCGCATGCTATCGACCATATCAGTATTAGAgcattgtttcgcttttccgcGGTGGAAAATCTGTCCCAGAAGGATGTGCGCTCTCTACGCAGCTTGGGCGTAACGTACTTTTTGTACCTTTTTCTATACTCCGGGCTAGAGTTTACGGTGACATTTTTAATGTACCACAAGTTCGGCTACACGTCAATTGACCAAGCGAAAGTGTTCCTTACTACAG GTGTACTAATGGCGCTGCTGCAGGGTTCGGTTGTGCGCCGGCTTCCTGATCGTTTGGTAAAAGCTTCCGCAGTATTTGGACtgtatttaattattccaGCCTTCATCATCGTCGGTTTGGCGGAGTCTTCCCCTATGCTTTACCTGGGcatgattttatttgccatcT CCACCGCCTTCGTGGTAACGTGCATGACCACAATCACATCAAAGTATGGCGACTTCCACCAGAAAGGTACCGTGCTGGGAGTGTTTAGATCGCTGGGTGCGCTTGCACGAGCGGTCGGACCGATCGTAGCGTCCGTCGCATTCTGGGGTGTCGGTGCTCGGTTAACTTACATCGCCGGTGGTTTGCTGCTACTGTGGCCCGCCCTCATGCTGCAGTACTTAAAGCTGTGA